The following DNA comes from Hordeum vulgare subsp. vulgare chromosome 3H, MorexV3_pseudomolecules_assembly, whole genome shotgun sequence.
tcggtaatacaacatcacacacaagccttgcaagcaaagtgacttagtgtaagttgcgggatcttgtattacggaacgagtaaagagacttgccggtaaacgagattgaaataggtatgcggatactgacgatctaatctcgggcaagtaacataccgaaggacaaagggaatgacatacgggattatatgaatccttggcactgaggttcacacgataagatcttcgtagaatatgtgggatccaatatgggcatccaggtcccgctattggatattgaccgaggagtcactcgggtcatgtctgcatagttctggaacccgcagggtcttgacacttaaggttagacgttgttttatgcgtatttgagttatacggttggttaccgaatgttgttcggagtcccggatgagatcacggacgtcacgagggtttccggaatggtccggaaacgaagattgatatataggatgacctcatttgatcaccggaaggttttcggagttaccgggaatgtaccgggaatgatgaatgtgttccgggtgtttaccggggggggggggcaacccaccggggaagcccataggccttgggggtggtgcaccagcccttggtgggctggtgggacagcccaagaaggccctatgcgctataggaagaaaatcaaagagaaaagaaaaaaaaaggaggtgggaaaaaggggaaggactccaccttccaaacctagttggattcggtttggaaggggaggactcccccccttggctcggccgaaccccttggggctccttgagccccaaggcaaggccccccctctcccacctatatatacggaggttttagggctggtttgagacaactttttgccacggcagcccgactacatacctccacggttttacctctagattgcgtttctgcggagttcgggcggagccctgctgagattagatgaccaccaacctccggagcgccgtcacgctgccggagaactcatctacctctccgtctctcttgctggatcaagaaggccgagatcatcgtcgagttgtacgtgtgctgaacgcggaggtgccgtccgttcggcactagatcgtgggacggttcgcggggcggatcgagggacatgaggacgttccactacatcaaccgcgtttcttaacgcttctgctgtgcgatctacaagggtacgtagatcgaatatcccctctcgtagatggacatcaccatgataggtcttcgtgcgcgtacgaaattttttgtttcccatgcaacgttcccctacacaTCCCTCAACCAATCCACCCTAGACCGCTGCAACCATAGGAGTTCCTCCCTGTATAAGAGCTCATTCATATGATCCGTTACCTTCCGAATCTCATTCCTGTCTGCATTCATGTTAAGGAGTACCTCTAGCCGTGACCTACTTTTTTCCAGCTCCTGAGTGACAtggctaaatttttccttacTCCAGACTTGTAGCTTGGACATAAGTTGGTTCAACCCTTGTCGTACTTCCCCAAGGTGCACCGTCCTTCCTGCTTCTGCCCAGCCCGATGCAATTCTCTCTTGTAAACTAGGCTCGCGTTCCCAAGCAATCTCATACTTCTTATGAGATGGTCTCCGAGTTTTATCAGGCTCTTTTTCGCAGCATAAAATGACAGGTAGGTGGTTAGAGCAGGCACTTATCATATGCGATACCGCCGCATCAAAAAACATATCACGCCAAGCACTGTCTGCAACCACCCTGTCCAGACGGACCTTTACATTCCGTCTCCCCTCTTGTTTGTTATCGTATGTAAAGGGCAATCCCGAGAACCCCAAGTCCTGAAGTCCACATACCTCTAATGTGTCTCTAAAGGCCAGCATTTGTTGATCTCCGCGAGGTGACACTGACAAATGTTCAAAGGACCACATTGCTTCATTAAAATCGCCCATAACACACCATGGGAGATCAGATTGCACTTTCAGAGTCTGCATCGTGGCCCACATACGGTGTCTGTTTTCCACTCTGGGCTCCCCATACACACATGTGAGTCTCCACTCTGGATCCGACATAGACGACCGGATATACACATCAATGTATCTTTCGTTTACTTCTTTAACACCCACACATAGTTTTTCACACCAAAACAGGGCTAAACCCCCGCTAAGACCCTCACTGTCAGTTCCAGCAAAACCCCTCAGACCCAATCTACCACAAAGACGATGTACTTTTGTTGCTTTTTGTCTAGTTTACACAGAAACACCAGCCGTGCCTTTACTTTTTGGACAAGGCCGGCCAGTTCACGAACTGTCGATTTGTTGGCAACGCCCCGACAGTTCCACGTTAGGCAATTCATTGCTCCTGACGAGGCACCACGCATGGCCCCGTCAGTTCACCGGCGGCCCCATGGCCGGTTGCCTCCATATCCACCTCACGCACCATTTTGCTGTCCACCTGAGCCCTGTCCCTAGGGCTGCATTGTTCCTCCGATTGATGTTTGTCCAATTTCCCTTTCTTCTGTATTCCACCCGGCTCAGCAGCAACGACGGGCACCATGGCGTTGGTAACATCTGCCACTAGGTCGAACCCAAGCATCCCATCGACCTGACGTTTGCCCAGAACAGAGTCATGACCATCCAACGATACAGATGCAGTTCCAAACGAACTCAGAGAGCTCAATCCACGTATAGCCGGTATCATATCTTCTGAACCGAGAGGTTCATCCCGAATCACTAGGTTGCCCAGTCTCCTTCCCCCCGGCACCTTTTTTGGTACcccgctcttcttcttcctttgctTGCTCCCTTTTATGCCACCTATAACTGGAGCTTTCGCTTTGAAGCTTACATCCAATATTATTCAATATACATtaatttagttttagtttttatACTATCAATCAGACATCATGTAAACATGAATAACCAAATCTCATTAAAATACATTATTGCAACTAATTTCTGTAGCAACATGCGGCCTATCATCACGACAAGTTTTTGTCTAATGACTTAGAAAATAAGTTGCCTCCTTCATGTCTTTTCTCATAAACCGAATCTAATATTTATTAAGGCTTATGAACTAGTTATAGGATAACTAATTTAAAAGTCTTAACATATTTTAAATATGGTTTATTTTTTAAGCTGGAAACAAGCAGCTTATTTTTCAAGCCGTCAAAAAAGAAATGGTAGTGGTGGTCAACGGTGCCTGAATTACGGTTGAGGTGTCTCTACGACCGAGGATAGGAGATCCGACGCTGACATCGTAACACATCCCCCTCCCCCCATGACATTTTTTGTGGCTCAGCTTGTATCTCGTAGCCCTCGGGGCCATCCCAAAGATAAGCCGCTGCTAACTAGCGGCCACGTTCCAGTTTCGTGTTCAACAAAAGCCGAGAAAGCAGACAAGTGAAAAAAATAACCTGTGTTTCGTATCACTAGAGGAAGAAGGGAGCAGGGGAAGAGGAGGCAGAAATGGCTGCAATATCAGCAGCAATCTCCGGCTGCTGCTCTTCGTCCTGTCTGCCCCAGTCCCAGCGGGGCCTCCCGTCCTCCGCAAGGAGAAGGCACTTCAAGGTCACGGCCATGGCTCCCAAGAACAAGGTAATCGGACTTGTGACTCTAGCTCTGTTAATTCTCTTGTTTGCCAAGATTCAAGTTCGTGTCCATGTTCAGTTCCACATGATCTATTCTACAGTAGTATCTTAAAATTTGGTCTTGTAGGTGAACAAGTACGACGATGGGTGGTCCAAGCAGTGGTTCGGCGCGGGGATCTTCGCGGAGGGGAGCGAGGAGGCGTCGGTGGACGTGTTCAAGAAGCTGGAGAAGCGCAAGGTGCTGAGCACCGTCGAGAAGGCAGGGCTGCTGTCCAAGGCGGAGGAGCTCGGCGTCACGCTCTCCTCGCTGGAGAAGCTCGGACTGCTCTCCAAGGCCGAGGACCTGGGACTCCTCAGCCTCGTCGAGAGCGCAGCCACAGTGTCCCCGGCCGTGCTCGCATCGCTGTCGCTGCCGCTGCTCGTCGCCTCCATAGCCACGGTCGTCTTCGTGCCGGACGACTCCACCCTGCTCGTAACGGTCCAGACGGTCGTTGCTACGTTGTTCGCGGCCGTCTCTGCTGGGCTGTTCGTCGGCTCTGTCGTGCTCGATGGACTGCAGGACGATTAACACCTTCACTCCGTTAATGGAGTATATGTTTGTTTTGTAGTAGGATACACCACCAGTCGACCACTGCTACTACGAATAGTGAATGATGTGCCTTCAAGGGCTTCGTATCAGATTCAGATTTCAGATATTCCAGCGTCCCATTTGATTTTCACCCACTTCGGATTTGCTAGTACGACCAGTGTCCCATAAAAAAATTGCTGGGCACACCAATTTTTCGGATGTTTTTGTAACTTTTGAACTGAGGTTTTCACTTTCAAAAACAAGCACGTACTTCCCGCAGCATAAAATGTTAATACTGGGAATATTTTTACTCCTAATGTCTCAGTTGACAGGCTAGCCTCCATGGTTAATTTTCGCATGATTCTTTTTCATCTTTCACTTTCGCATGTTTTTTTTCATCTCCTCCCATCATCCCCTCCCcatgtttcgttgattttttttcttcactCTTTATTATAAATCATGACTTTCCTAACGTATAATAAATCATAGATTAAACTTTTCTAAGTTATCCAAATCAACCGATTTCTCTTATTAGTATAATTTGTTTTACGATTAGATTTTTAGGAAACAAATACTAGATATTAGTCTAACTTtctaacttattcaaatcaactaATCACTCTCTAGTGTAATTTGTTTTAGCAAACAaataatagattttcagcaaacaAATAACGGATTTTAAGGAAATTAACATCTCAATCATGACAAACAAATTTTTACTCCTAATTAGGGATTTGGTAGTCGGCTTTCACGGTTTTTATTTGTCACTCCTCCCATCTCTGTCTTTTTTTTCGTCCCTCCTTCCACCGTCATCTATTTCGTCTCATTTTTTTTTGCATCACCTTCCATCATCCTATTTTCTCATTTTTTGCTTTATCTCCCACACAATGAGAAACAAATCTGAATGGATCCATAATTTTCATGCGATCATAAGTTATTTAGTAATGTCTTTATGTGAAAGAATCAATCACGAACAATCTTTTATGAACATTTAAAGATCAAATCTAAATTAATTAATCTTACCAGGTGTCGCTCAATCATCTTAATTAATATTTTCATACGTCATCAAAATTAAGTTAATTAACATTACCATATGTCATCTAATCACATTAATGCCGCATGACACATCTTACCAAATCTTTAGTTGGTAGCTTttgtttcatgattttttttgtctCACCTCAATTCCTCCCTTCACCTTCATTTTTATCCTTTTTTCGCGTCGCCATCACCAGGTCGCTCTAAAAACTACACAAGTATAGAAAAATACGACGCCACTCCCCCTCAGTCGAGCTGCTTCCTCTATCTAGGAAATCCTAGTGCATGGTTTTGGGATGCCGCCGCCACCATCGTCGGGCCCCCGGCCTCCGTCGCCTAACTTTGTGCTCATTCGCCGACCTCCGAGACTGCCGTCGATGGCGCCATCGCAACCCAGGCCAGGGCATGACTGAAGAGAGCCCGTGGCTCCCCCAATCCGTCTCAATCCCACCGCCCCGCCTAGGAGAACATACAACGACTAGTGTTGGTGCATCATCACGGGTGGCGGCAAGAAGAACAACCCATGACAGCCCCCGAAGCACCACCACGACGACACCTCACCGCGGCCCCTCGTCATGGGTTGACGCTCCCTGTCCAAGAGATGGGTAAGCTCCCGTTATTCCAACTCGACCCCACCCTAAATTCCTAGATTGCTTGTGCTCTCCACCGGCCGCTTGAGTGGGCAGCGACTGAGTTCAATCTCGGTTTTATTACAGATGTGCAGCTTCTTGTAACAATTAGGACAAGATGTATAATGTGTGAGCTAGGATCTGCTTTGGGATTTTGCATGTAGTTGTTGATTCTATGATTTGCCTCTGGTAAATGTGAGTGAGCACTGATCCATTATCATATGGTTGCTGAGATGAGTTGGTCTTGTGATTAAAATTGTGTTGGTGCTCCAGGAGTAGGTGCACTACATGAGGGAAAGGAGCTCCTGGCTGATCATGAGGCTTATAAGTATCTCCTTGCTGAATATCAGGTTGTGTTTTCTCTCTACTTCATGTTTTGTCTTAGAAGCAAATATAGTATGAAATTCATATTTTTTATGGACAGTAAGTGGCAATATTTTGTTCAATTATCATTTAAAATCATTTGTGTGTAGACACCATTTATTTGTCTGGTGCATTGAGTTACAAAATTAACTATGGGCTCTAGCTAATGTTGTAACGACTCATCGTGTAAATGCATGTTTGGCTTTTGGCACCATTGCACTAATATCTGCAGACCTTCTTTGTAGTGTAACATACTATTGTCAATCAATTCTTTAGTAGCAACCGGACAATCATTTAGCCACATATGTGTCCGCTGGCAAGACTTCACCCTGTTCAAGTGTGGTATGCCCCATGAGAAGTAGCTTATGTGAGAGTCCTACTGGTGCATCTTTCAAACATCTAGATAAATGGTTTCCCTCCATGCCCAGCGCAAAATAAGATAAATGGTTTGCCTAAAATTTTGGCAAAAAACTAAAAGCTGCGCAATTATGATTTTTATGCTCTCTTCTGATAGTACGGGAAATGGCATGTTAATGAATTAGAGGTCGTCTCTCATTAGGTTGCTATTACACTTTTCCCTGATTTTTTTGAGTAGCTTATAACATTTCttttaatattttaaaaataataggACTCTATAAATGTACTATACAAATCATAGAGTCGATTAGTTGTTGTTTCTCTTGTAGGCCCAAATAAACAACTATATATTATATGCATTGCTGTCGTGCATGAAACCATATGCAAGTATAGAACACTTGTACATCTTGAATGGATTGATGTGCAGATTAGCCTATTGTTCCTGCTCGAAAACGATGTTTGGTGGTTAGGACTATGGtgttatttcatttttttaatagaAAATATATGTTTAGCTTCACGTAAATATTAATTCAGTCAAAAGTTCTTTTCTTAGCTTGGCTATCGTGGATTAAATTTATCTATAATTACATAAGTAGCATTGTGATCTAGCTAATACTGTTTTTAATTCTCTTTCCTCTCCTTGGTGTGGAGAAGTTGTTGTATTTTCTACTGAATAAAGTAGTGAACCTTTTCATGTAGTTCTTCTTATTCATATGTAGCTAATACTTTTCATAAAGAACATAAAACAACATCAAGGGTGACAATCATGTAGTTCTTCTATGCCATtgtagtttttttttgtttttttatcttTCATTGGAAAAGCCATATCGAAAAGAGTTAATTCGCATAGTAAGTGACCATTAGAAAGATGCTACAGCTGTTACTACAATGCATAATTCTAGCGTGATGTTGTTTCAagcacacaacaaacatcagtctCGAATTTCTCTACAAAATATGGCATTTTGAATACATAACCCGCCTATAATATCTTTAGACCTTCTTTTCTTGGGAATTTCCTTCAAACATAGTTGGCTAATGATGCTTATGGTTCAGGTATGCCATCTCCATGTTTTTTCTCAGACCTCTAATGTATAACAACCTGAAAGTATCTAACGTTACTTCATTATCAGATATACTAGATACCAGTGCATGTTTAACATAGTGATGTCCTGCAGACTGGTAAAGATGGCACCAAAGTGCAGGTTTCTTGGCAAACATACTTGAGAACTCTATATTTGCATTTATGGATCTCAATTAAATTTCGACCAGGCTGATATTTGTATGAACTTGATATTGCTGTATGTCTCACTGTCTTATAATTATGTATAAAGTATCGATATCACATTATGATCATCTACATCCATACTCGATTTGTTTACATAGAAACTATCCTTGCATTTTGTTTATGGTTTACCCTATCTGAGGTTAAACATATCCCTTTGGGGTGCTACATTCATCACTCTGTGGATAAAAGGGAAATTCGATAAATAAAAGGAATCTCAAATAGGCTGACGCTGGGAAACATTACCATGAATGAAGTTGTCTTGGAATGATTGTCACCCTTGATATTGATCTCCTCTTTTCTTAGGATGGCAGCGAAATAAATGGCATAAAAGAATTGTTTCCCATGCTCCCATGGTTGCATTTCAGCGGTGTGAACATATAGATGGTGTTCTTCACACATGAAAGCCTGCAATAGATTCAGGTTGTTGGTGATTTGCCAATATGGTGACATTCTTATCCATAATAAGTGAACTTATTCATGGGCACTAGAAAATGTTCTTGTATGGATGAATTTGGGTATATGGTCATTTGACAATATAAAGATCTATTATAAATTTGATCTTATGACAAAAGTGCTAACAGTTACTAATTTTGTGAAACGTAAAAATTTATCCATCAACCACCAGTGATTTACTAGTTTCATGTTGTTTGTTCCATGAGCATATCTAATTTTGTGGCTTGATTCGGGTGCTCTTGAATCAATTGATCTATAAAAAATATATCTTTGGAAATATATAGATGTAGTGGTGCCATCCCAGAACATTCCAAATTATAGGTATATTTATTGTGTAGTAACATTCTTCATGAGGTTAATGCTACAATATTTGTATGTCAGATGAACAGTTTTCATGTATTTGCAACTACAAAACTAGAATATAATACCATATTATGAGTATGAGCCTAGACAACCTAGATATTTGTGTTGTTCCCCATGAAATTGATTATgttgaatttgctgcagctgaagcttctcGCAAGATAATTGCTTCTATTCTACTAATAATCACTTCTGAATTTTGTCAGTTCTAAATTTATTCCTTGGTTTGTTAGGATAATTATGGCATTGGTAGACCGGTAAAACAATATGCTATATAACGCTATCGGTGGCACAGTAGATGGATATAAATTACATGACAATAAAGAAATAGTCGGAAGTGGGTTCATGAACATAACATGATTCATATCATCATGATATGCAATAATATGTTAGGAGAAGTTATATACACACGGGTGTGTTACTTGCACACTTATTAAGGACTAAGTATTATTCTACAATTTTCTATAGGCTCTTTCCCCAAATAACTTGTTATTCTTTCTTGAAAATGTTTGATGTGTATAACTTACTTCGTGGATAAAAATTACTAGCAGACTAGCACCAACATTACTTGCACCAAAGCTGACATATATCTATATGTGTGATGAAGGCATTTTTTATTTCTATTCATCACTACATTATCATGCTTCCTGCTATGtagaaagaagaaaaatagatattTCAGCTCATTTTTTTCTCACACTCCATTATAACGCTTCCTAGATCTGGGACGTCAAGGTataatttttcacaaaataaagaaAACAGAATGAAACTTCTTGTTTGATTGTACAGAATATTCGTAATCtgattgttgatgttgtcatttaCTATAAAGTTGGATGCCTTGATCGACTGAGCAATAAACAAGAAAATGTCACCATCTCTTTCTTTGTGGACACAATCAATTTTCTTCTTCATCCGCGAGAACCATCTTTTTTCATTCTTGAAAAACAATATCCACTTGGCTTTCTTTCATATTTTTAATATAAAACGTTGAAGCTATGTTTCATCTTCCAGTTCATGCATAGTTCAAGCATATATTATGAGAGCTATGTTTACTGGTTCATTGTCGAAGGACATTATGACGTTTAGTGTATTCTGCAACTTAGTTCACCCAGGAGTTGTTGGTGTTAAAATATGATTTTCGTAgggttcatcatcatgagatcttTAAAATTTTGAAAgggtttaaaagcactttgtagtAAAAGGTCATAGAAAATTGTATTTTTGAACAAATGTGCTTAAGCCTTGTACAAGGTTGCTCCATTTGTTCCAGATTTAAGGAGTCGAAATATATGATAATGATGTCCTATGCAAGTATGACCTCAATCGATTCAATGTAATGTGATACAAACTTGGTCTTTTTGATTATACCAAATCTACGTGTTTAACCAACTATATTTACTATGCATAACATAGACAAGTGATCGTGAAACCAGATTCTGTGCGACCGATGATTCCAATATATTAAGTATATAACTCATTGCTCCCAACATGGGCTTTAATTACAACCTAAGCGGGTGATGCTTTGACATGGGGAACAATATTAAAAAAAGTAAGCGCCCACTTTGGTTGTAATTTATTTTAGCAAGTGTATAGCAAGAAGCCATTTCATCCAAAGAGGTTGGCAACACAAGGTTTTGATGCATAgccaaagaaaacaaaagaaaataaaaaagggtCTAAATGATGAATGTGCGGTTTGCGACTTTGCATAACTTGGTCGCTCTAAGTATATGGCCACTAGGACTGAAATATAATCCGTGCGATGGAGCGTGCAGTTTCCGACAAGGCACTTAGACCGGATTAGGCAATGCATTTGTGTGATTCATTGCTTGCCCTTTCCATTTTTATTTGCATGCAACGGAAAGCACATTCCACCTGCACACCCATCCCTGAAAATCAAGGGGGAAAGATATTAGAGAGGCGCCCAACCATCCGTGCCCTTAAAATCAGGGGCGAGGGATCGAGATTAGATACTCGGACCCACAACTAAAATCACGGGGAGATTAGGATGGTGCTCGCAAGCCTATCGCGCGTTGCGAAGCGCGTACACATAAATTTTTTTTTGTATAATCCATAAAGCTAAATGGTGGGAAGGGTATACATGCTGGtagtgctggaaatatgccctagaggcaataataaattgattattattatatttccttgttgatgataatcgtttattatccatgctagaattgtattgattggaactcaaatacatgtgtggatacatagacaacacgttgtccctagtgagcctccataggactagctcgttgatcaaagatggtctatgtttcctggccatagacatgagttgtcatttgataaagggatcacatcattaggagaatgttgtgatggacaagactcaaactataaatatcatttgatcgtgtgagtttattgctactgttttctgcatgtcaagtatctgtttctatgaccatgagatcatgcaactatcggacaccggaggaatgccttgtgcgtataaaacatcacaacgtaagtgggtgactataaagttgctctagaggtatctccgagggtgttttctaggttggcgtgaatcgagactaggatttgtcactctgtatgacggagaggtatctccagggcccactcgataatacaacatgacaacaagcttgcaagcaatgtgactaatgatttagccacatgatcttgtattatggaacgagtaaagagacttgccggtaacgagattgaactaggtatggagataccgacgatcgaatctcagggaaataacataccgatagacaaagggaattgtatacgagattgattgaatccttgacatcgtggtttgaccgataaagatcttcatagaaaatgtaggagccaatatggacatccaggtcctgctattggtttggCTGGAGAGTctatcggtcatgtctgcatagttctcgaacccgcggggtctgcacacttaag
Coding sequences within:
- the LOC123439925 gene encoding uncharacterized protein LOC123439925 produces the protein MAAISAAISGCCSSSCLPQSQRGLPSSARRRHFKVTAMAPKNKVNKYDDGWSKQWFGAGIFAEGSEEASVDVFKKLEKRKVLSTVEKAGLLSKAEELGVTLSSLEKLGLLSKAEDLGLLSLVESAATVSPAVLASLSLPLLVASIATVVFVPDDSTLLVTVQTVVATLFAAVSAGLFVGSVVLDGLQDD